The Sorangiineae bacterium MSr11367 genome window below encodes:
- a CDS encoding Flp family type IVb pilin, producing the protein MNKDIMKLVKDEKGATAIEYGLLLVAILLIVAGAYKKLGKAVKGAANDAKGEF; encoded by the coding sequence ATGAACAAAGACATCATGAAGCTGGTCAAGGACGAGAAGGGTGCAACCGCCATCGAATACGGCTTGCTCCTCGTCGCCATTCTCCTGATCGTCGCCGGCGCCTACAAGAAGCTCGGCAAGGCCGTCAAAGGCGCTGCCAACGACGCCAAGGGCGAGTTCTGA
- a CDS encoding Flp family type IVb pilin has translation MNKDIMKLVKDEKGATAIEYGLLLVAILLIVAGAYKKLGKAVKGAANDAKGEF, from the coding sequence ATGAACAAAGACATCATGAAGCTGGTCAAAGACGAGAAGGGTGCAACCGCCATCGAATACGGCTTGCTCCTCGTCGCCATTCTCCTCATCGTCGCAGGCGCTTACAAGAAGCTCGGCAAGGCCGTCAAAGGCGCCGCCAACGACGCCAAGGGCGAGTTCTGA
- a CDS encoding DUF4336 domain-containing protein translates to MLRTITDDLWTLEGHIRLSGGMLMPARATFLRLGGDELLVHSPLAIDDETAREVSRIGKVSSIVAPNCMHHLFLRDAMMRWPEARVFGPAGLERKSKGLPFEVLPAEGPMLDGSVAVRRIDGAPSMTEHVFFHPRSRTLLVSDLVFNLHASPGLSLQFFLRLVGAWKKLAQSRVWKLLAKDRAAASQSVHDVLHWDFDRLVMAHGDIVETGAHAELESALAWMRASADAPLLPRASTR, encoded by the coding sequence ATGCTGCGGACCATCACGGACGATCTCTGGACCCTCGAGGGCCACATTCGACTGAGCGGGGGAATGCTCATGCCGGCACGGGCAACGTTCCTGCGCCTTGGCGGGGACGAGCTGCTCGTGCACTCGCCGCTTGCCATCGACGACGAGACGGCGCGCGAAGTTTCGCGCATCGGCAAGGTGTCGAGCATCGTGGCGCCGAACTGCATGCACCATCTTTTTCTGCGGGACGCAATGATGCGGTGGCCGGAGGCGCGCGTGTTCGGCCCCGCCGGGCTGGAGCGCAAGAGCAAGGGACTCCCCTTCGAGGTGCTGCCGGCGGAGGGGCCGATGCTCGATGGATCGGTCGCGGTGCGCCGCATCGACGGTGCGCCATCGATGACGGAGCACGTCTTTTTCCACCCGCGTTCGCGGACGTTGCTGGTGTCCGACTTGGTTTTCAACCTCCACGCATCGCCGGGCCTCTCGCTGCAGTTCTTCCTGCGTCTCGTCGGGGCGTGGAAAAAGCTGGCGCAGAGCCGGGTGTGGAAACTTTTGGCCAAGGACCGGGCTGCGGCATCCCAGAGCGTTCACGATGTCCTGCATTGGGACTTCGACCGGCTCGTGATGGCTCATGGCGACATCGTCGAGACGGGGGCCCATGCCGAGCTGGAAAGCGCTCTTGCGTGGATGCGAGCGTCGGCAGACGCTCCCCTTTTGCCGAGGGCGAGCACGCGATAA
- a CDS encoding TetR/AcrR family transcriptional regulator: protein MMAKNASSIAPPESKPRGRQRSSECEAAILSATTELLKKKSLREVTADAIVQRAGVSKATLYKWWPNKNLVALDAFLANMRMNVGMPDTGSAVEDFKLELEAVIRFYTSPAGKTFRQFVAEGQSDPEFLEVFRERFLRARRDETSILWQRGVERGEIREDIDMDIGMDLIFGPMIYRLLVGHASLDDAHAEAMIEVAFGGLQKKSQ from the coding sequence ATGATGGCCAAAAACGCATCCAGCATTGCCCCGCCCGAGTCCAAACCTCGCGGACGCCAACGCAGCTCCGAGTGCGAAGCGGCCATTCTGTCCGCGACGACGGAGCTCCTGAAGAAAAAGTCGCTGCGTGAAGTGACCGCGGACGCCATCGTGCAGCGCGCCGGTGTGAGCAAGGCCACGCTCTACAAGTGGTGGCCGAACAAGAACCTGGTCGCGTTGGACGCGTTCCTCGCGAACATGCGGATGAATGTAGGGATGCCCGACACCGGCTCCGCCGTGGAAGACTTCAAGCTGGAGCTCGAAGCCGTGATCCGCTTCTACACGAGCCCCGCCGGAAAGACGTTTCGCCAATTCGTGGCCGAGGGCCAAAGTGATCCCGAGTTTCTCGAGGTGTTTCGCGAACGCTTCCTTCGCGCCCGGCGCGACGAGACGAGCATCCTCTGGCAACGTGGCGTCGAACGCGGCGAAATCCGAGAAGATATCGACATGGACATCGGCATGGATCTCATCTTCGGCCCGATGATTTACCGCCTGCTCGTAGGCCACGCGTCGCTCGACGACGCCCACGCGGAGGCCATGATCGAAGTCGCCTTCGGTGGTCTCCAAAAGAAGTCCCAGTAG
- a CDS encoding gamma-glutamylcyclotransferase, translating to MARMFLNGQAMEGGPFHHHLKGAPLVMKTRTAPGYRFFSVRDTFPGLYPDASVDTSIEGEVYDVPEETLRDDLLPNEPTELEFGIIKLADGSSSFSMILRRSELESGGHREITSFGGWRNYMKSLQR from the coding sequence ATGGCACGCATGTTCCTCAATGGTCAAGCCATGGAAGGTGGCCCCTTCCATCACCACCTCAAAGGCGCCCCGCTGGTCATGAAGACCCGCACCGCCCCCGGCTATCGCTTCTTCTCGGTTCGAGACACCTTTCCCGGTCTCTACCCCGACGCCTCCGTCGATACGAGCATCGAGGGCGAGGTCTACGACGTCCCCGAAGAGACGCTGCGCGACGACCTTCTGCCGAACGAGCCGACGGAATTGGAATTCGGCATCATCAAACTCGCCGACGGCTCGTCGTCCTTTTCCATGATCCTGCGCCGGAGCGAGTTGGAATCGGGCGGGCACCGCGAGATTACCTCGTTCGGCGGTTGGCGAAATTACATGAAGAGCCTTCAGCGCTAA
- a CDS encoding MarR family transcriptional regulator: MPTDAYRKQLEAEKSRSTVQLLFKAARLLNERAIERVRARSGQPVRVAHTALFPHIDLEGTRLTDIAKRLGVTKQAVGQLVDELEAMGMLERVPDPADARAKLVRYSKRGQKALLDGLAVLAEVGDEMRAVIGAPRMTALHEALAAIVANEEAAERKG, encoded by the coding sequence ATGCCCACGGATGCGTACCGCAAACAGCTCGAGGCCGAGAAATCTCGGTCCACGGTGCAGCTGCTCTTCAAGGCGGCGCGCTTGCTCAACGAGCGCGCCATCGAACGCGTGCGCGCGCGCTCGGGTCAACCGGTCCGTGTCGCGCACACCGCGTTGTTCCCGCACATCGATCTCGAGGGCACCCGTCTCACCGATATCGCAAAACGCCTCGGTGTGACGAAGCAGGCCGTCGGGCAGCTCGTGGACGAGCTCGAAGCGATGGGCATGCTCGAGCGCGTTCCCGATCCCGCGGACGCGCGCGCCAAACTCGTGCGCTACAGCAAGCGCGGGCAAAAGGCCCTCCTCGACGGCCTCGCCGTTCTTGCCGAGGTGGGCGACGAGATGCGCGCCGTCATCGGCGCGCCGCGCATGACCGCACTCCACGAGGCCCTCGCGGCCATCGTCGCCAACGAGGAGGCTGCGGAACGAAAAGGATAG
- a CDS encoding Flp family type IVb pilin → MNKDIMQLVKDEKGATAIEYGLLLVAILLIVAGAYKKLGKAVKGAANDAKGEF, encoded by the coding sequence ATGAACAAAGACATCATGCAGTTGGTCAAGGACGAGAAGGGTGCAACCGCCATCGAATACGGCTTGCTCCTCGTCGCCATTCTCCTGATCGTTGCCGGCGCCTACAAGAAGCTCGGCAAGGCTGTCAAGGGCGCCGCGAACGACGCCAAGGGCGAGTTCTGA
- a CDS encoding insulinase family protein produces MLLATVLAGCKASLEPARSPVGAGPSVVRQMVFPSGLRVVAERDATSPVVGLFLVVDGGSASDPMGKEGLAHVVEHLSFRSRPFARSSFRRLLERAYAAEWNANTTMDATLYEEFGPASALSELLRLEGMRMLAPVANLMPEMLADELRVVRDELAARNETGFSGDVLASLQRAVFPPGHPYARPSLGTVASLASIQASDVSGFIKAHYQPANMTLVIVGDIDLATVDRTLEGVLPAELLHRPGLGRRMPVPAPVPEPPAPPPTRLSRTVGRVAHPEIWIAWSLPRAVDRDIQLVQMLKEEADTRLWDGEDDDIFAVDARVLPGKEATMLAVRVELSQGDHPEKSLERVLARARAVWIEKQWGNDDERFTPRKTWALGNLFETENLVRRGRERALTTHFTQNAGTFAEGIDRLVNLENTTFTQYVHQYLAPERARAIYVASASEGGVAPARPIGKYAVGEEDTSPLSIDEARLHDLAPGPGAGAYQRLSFANGLDVVIGRRDAASMVAVDFLFRGGYATAAQPAAAYLASLFTHGYAAGRPEPEAVPRGRSTFDKTQYAFEGVARGVGEMLSTMGYVARATTVDTDDWTRLRARRTRESAEVAEYRRYIRALLEGYSQGLLPTARELAAATPQAALAWLNVNRVPNNGTLVIIGDVDPAEVERLARAEFGAWSMGRSSPPTVLAAGPRRAGLQVSSSSLPNATQTHVRLGCILPATTTASELSRRDVVARLVEVRVADVVYQQTGSAPDVVAEARVLHGGTSYLEVSTAVERDGLATTVAAMTQSLRSLGEVPIDPITLAWAKLRAARARTLAYSTNAQIARAVMDTANLGFPLESLDHAAQYIAATTAKDVQDDVRACMTESR; encoded by the coding sequence GTGCTTCTCGCGACCGTGCTCGCGGGCTGCAAGGCCTCGCTCGAGCCTGCGCGTTCGCCGGTGGGCGCCGGGCCATCGGTGGTGCGGCAGATGGTGTTCCCATCTGGATTGCGCGTCGTGGCCGAGCGGGATGCGACATCCCCCGTCGTGGGCTTGTTCCTGGTCGTTGATGGAGGTTCCGCGAGCGATCCGATGGGTAAGGAAGGCCTCGCGCACGTCGTCGAGCATCTTTCGTTTCGCTCGCGGCCCTTTGCGCGGTCGAGCTTTCGTCGCCTGCTGGAGCGCGCCTACGCCGCCGAGTGGAACGCGAACACCACGATGGACGCGACGCTCTATGAGGAGTTCGGCCCGGCTTCCGCGTTGAGCGAGTTGCTCCGCTTGGAGGGGATGCGGATGCTCGCACCGGTGGCTAATCTGATGCCGGAAATGCTCGCTGACGAGCTTCGTGTGGTGCGCGATGAATTGGCCGCGCGCAACGAAACCGGTTTTTCCGGCGACGTGCTTGCGTCGTTGCAGCGCGCAGTGTTCCCGCCGGGACACCCGTATGCACGACCGAGCCTCGGAACCGTGGCGAGTCTGGCGTCGATTCAGGCGAGCGACGTTTCGGGCTTCATCAAAGCCCACTACCAACCCGCAAACATGACCTTGGTCATCGTCGGCGACATCGATCTTGCGACGGTCGATCGCACCTTGGAGGGCGTCCTCCCTGCGGAGTTGCTCCATCGTCCGGGCCTTGGACGTCGCATGCCGGTCCCGGCGCCGGTCCCCGAGCCGCCCGCCCCGCCGCCGACACGTCTCTCGCGCACTGTGGGACGGGTGGCGCATCCCGAGATCTGGATCGCGTGGTCGCTACCCCGTGCCGTCGATCGGGACATTCAGCTGGTCCAGATGCTGAAAGAGGAAGCTGACACGCGCCTCTGGGACGGGGAGGATGATGACATTTTTGCGGTGGATGCGCGCGTTCTTCCTGGCAAAGAGGCGACGATGCTGGCCGTTCGCGTAGAGCTTTCCCAGGGCGACCACCCGGAGAAGAGTCTCGAACGGGTTCTCGCGAGAGCGCGCGCAGTTTGGATCGAGAAGCAGTGGGGCAACGACGACGAAAGGTTCACGCCTCGCAAGACGTGGGCACTTGGCAATCTGTTCGAAACCGAGAACCTCGTGCGTCGCGGCAGGGAACGGGCGCTCACCACGCACTTCACCCAGAATGCGGGGACCTTCGCCGAAGGCATCGACAGACTGGTCAACCTCGAGAACACCACCTTCACCCAGTACGTCCACCAGTACCTCGCGCCAGAGCGCGCACGCGCCATTTACGTTGCATCAGCATCCGAAGGTGGGGTGGCCCCCGCGAGACCGATTGGCAAGTATGCCGTCGGGGAAGAGGACACCTCTCCTTTGAGTATCGACGAAGCGCGATTGCACGACCTCGCTCCCGGTCCCGGAGCGGGGGCGTACCAGCGATTGTCGTTTGCGAATGGCTTGGACGTCGTTATCGGTCGGCGCGATGCGGCCTCGATGGTCGCCGTCGATTTCTTGTTCCGCGGTGGGTACGCCACCGCGGCGCAACCGGCCGCCGCCTATCTGGCGTCGTTGTTCACCCACGGCTACGCTGCGGGCCGCCCCGAGCCCGAGGCCGTGCCTCGGGGCCGTTCCACGTTCGACAAAACGCAATACGCGTTCGAAGGCGTCGCTCGAGGTGTTGGTGAAATGCTCTCGACCATGGGGTACGTCGCGCGGGCCACAACGGTCGACACAGACGATTGGACGCGCTTGCGCGCTCGCCGCACGAGGGAGAGTGCCGAGGTGGCCGAGTATCGGCGCTATATTCGGGCTTTGCTCGAGGGTTACTCGCAGGGGCTCCTGCCCACCGCACGGGAGCTCGCGGCCGCAACGCCCCAGGCAGCGTTGGCCTGGCTCAACGTCAATCGGGTGCCGAACAACGGCACCCTCGTGATCATCGGTGACGTGGACCCCGCCGAGGTCGAACGACTCGCCCGCGCCGAGTTTGGGGCTTGGTCAATGGGCCGAAGCTCGCCGCCCACCGTGCTCGCTGCCGGTCCACGTCGAGCCGGGCTGCAAGTGTCTTCGTCCAGTCTACCAAATGCAACCCAGACGCATGTAAGGCTTGGTTGCATATTGCCAGCTACGACTACGGCGTCGGAGCTTTCGCGTCGCGACGTCGTTGCCCGTCTCGTCGAAGTTCGAGTGGCGGATGTCGTCTACCAGCAGACTGGCAGCGCCCCCGACGTCGTTGCCGAGGCACGTGTGCTTCACGGCGGCACCTCCTACCTCGAGGTGTCGACCGCCGTGGAGCGTGACGGGCTGGCGACCACCGTTGCGGCGATGACCCAATCGCTGCGCAGCCTTGGAGAGGTGCCTATCGATCCGATCACGCTCGCGTGGGCCAAACTGCGGGCCGCGCGTGCGCGCACCCTGGCGTACAGCACCAATGCCCAGATCGCACGTGCCGTGATGGATACGGCGAACCTCGGTTTTCCGCTGGAGAGCCTCGACCACGCCGCGCAATACATTGCTGCGACGACGGCGAAAGACGTCCAGGATGACGTCCGCGCGTGCATGACCGAAAGCCGTTGA
- a CDS encoding alkaline phosphatase family protein, whose protein sequence is MRKLPFSIVALGACVATTLGACSSDDTLVHSPPPDAGTDVTVSPDAGQDAGQDAGPSTLSSIKHVVVIFLENHSFDNLYGSYPGAEGLAAVGTKGIQVDPTNTAYAKLPQNDPKVPDGEIDNGPFDLTKYVTNDQVTTKDVTHRFYHEQMQINAGKMDSFVAYNDESKGLAMGVYPTADLPFVKFLNTIPSQVTVCDHFFHAAFGGSFLNHIWLIAGATPHFEGAPDFMKAQLDTNGRMTKDGILTPDGYAVNTIFSVNLPHPTIDETKTRYLPNQKQSEIPTIGDQLDAASVDWAWYSGGWNAAIAGNADPLFQYHHQPFIYFENYADGTAAKTKHLKDEADFIAAAKAGTLPAVSFVKPVGVDNEHPKYANMVRGQNHTIDLIKDVMNSSTWNDTAIIVTYDENGGFWDHVAPPTTDKWGPGSRIPAIIISPFAKGGVDSTAYDTTAILKLIEKRWGLPDLNARVGGQADLSAHAFKFGN, encoded by the coding sequence ATGAGGAAGCTACCGTTTTCGATTGTTGCCTTGGGTGCGTGTGTTGCGACCACGCTGGGTGCGTGCAGCTCGGACGACACGCTCGTCCATTCTCCCCCGCCGGATGCAGGCACCGACGTTACGGTGAGCCCCGATGCCGGGCAGGATGCGGGACAGGACGCCGGGCCGTCGACGCTCTCCTCGATCAAACACGTCGTGGTCATCTTCCTCGAGAACCACAGCTTCGACAATTTGTACGGAAGCTACCCCGGCGCCGAGGGCCTAGCCGCGGTCGGGACGAAGGGCATACAGGTCGATCCGACGAACACGGCGTATGCGAAGTTGCCGCAGAACGATCCCAAGGTTCCGGATGGCGAAATCGACAATGGTCCGTTCGATCTGACGAAGTACGTGACCAACGACCAGGTGACCACGAAGGACGTGACGCATCGCTTTTACCACGAGCAGATGCAGATCAACGCCGGCAAGATGGACTCGTTCGTTGCCTACAACGACGAGAGCAAGGGCCTTGCGATGGGCGTTTACCCCACGGCCGATCTGCCCTTCGTGAAGTTCCTGAACACCATTCCGTCGCAGGTGACGGTCTGCGACCACTTCTTCCACGCGGCGTTCGGTGGCTCCTTCCTGAACCACATTTGGCTCATCGCCGGGGCGACGCCGCACTTCGAAGGCGCGCCCGACTTCATGAAGGCGCAGCTCGACACCAACGGGCGCATGACCAAGGACGGCATCCTGACGCCGGATGGTTACGCCGTGAATACGATCTTCTCGGTGAACCTGCCGCATCCGACGATCGACGAGACGAAGACGCGGTACCTGCCGAATCAGAAGCAATCGGAGATTCCCACCATTGGCGATCAGTTGGACGCGGCCAGTGTGGATTGGGCTTGGTACTCCGGCGGGTGGAACGCCGCCATCGCAGGCAATGCCGATCCGCTGTTTCAATATCACCATCAGCCGTTCATCTATTTCGAGAACTATGCCGATGGGACGGCGGCGAAGACGAAGCACCTCAAGGACGAGGCGGATTTCATCGCCGCCGCCAAGGCGGGCACGTTGCCCGCGGTGTCGTTCGTGAAGCCGGTCGGCGTGGACAACGAGCACCCGAAGTACGCGAACATGGTGCGCGGGCAGAACCACACCATCGATCTGATCAAGGACGTGATGAACAGTTCGACGTGGAACGACACGGCGATCATCGTCACCTACGACGAGAACGGCGGCTTCTGGGACCATGTCGCGCCCCCCACGACCGACAAGTGGGGCCCCGGCTCGCGCATTCCCGCGATCATCATTTCGCCCTTCGCCAAGGGGGGAGTCGACTCCACCGCTTACGATACGACGGCCATCCTAAAGCTGATCGAGAAGCGCTGGGGTCTCCCGGACCTCAACGCCCGCGTCGGTGGTCAGGCCGATCTTTCCGCGCACGCCTTCAAGTTCGGAAACTAG
- a CDS encoding DUF6184 family natural product biosynthesis lipoprotein has translation MLYQLRCTLAASTMALAMVPLGCSSAPPRVGTTETTGAAWMEIDGAVHALAAARCDRQASCRRVPDRNTCVLEGHRATQSELQAGGCAGAIDHRAYEECHEALAREPCAESLESIPQVKACRAEKLCVRLQRGSLGG, from the coding sequence ATGCTCTACCAACTTCGATGCACACTCGCGGCCTCGACGATGGCCCTCGCGATGGTGCCTTTGGGCTGCAGCAGCGCCCCGCCCCGCGTCGGCACCACCGAGACCACGGGGGCCGCCTGGATGGAGATCGACGGCGCCGTGCATGCGCTCGCCGCCGCGCGCTGCGATCGGCAAGCGTCCTGCCGGCGCGTTCCGGATCGCAACACGTGCGTCCTCGAAGGGCACCGCGCCACCCAGAGCGAGCTCCAGGCCGGCGGGTGCGCGGGCGCCATCGACCACCGCGCGTACGAGGAATGCCACGAGGCGCTGGCACGGGAGCCCTGCGCCGAATCGCTCGAGAGCATTCCCCAGGTCAAGGCGTGCCGGGCGGAGAAGCTCTGCGTCCGACTCCAACGGGGCTCGCTGGGAGGCTAA
- a CDS encoding DUF2185 domain-containing protein, with translation MAEELGTYRARLGNHAVSLTCRSDFEDKARAFLDTLAELDAQPGAAIFFGGLLFRIAPTPSGLEVRQPDYLAEAPPKAGPGAEDAWATWVADVSDALVLLTAQLRVTSIIGVEPCDYRIDQTITVLKAAIEQERFYMVRQEPSSPNDSGWYLGSAEDAPQDHAPTNYTVVPLAALFRMRPAALRVLALPPGFLARFEGDALVGVGNEKDEEVYAR, from the coding sequence GTGGCTGAGGAACTAGGTACGTACCGCGCAAGGCTGGGAAACCATGCCGTCTCCCTGACGTGCCGTTCCGACTTCGAAGACAAGGCGCGGGCATTCCTCGACACCCTGGCCGAGCTCGATGCGCAACCCGGCGCTGCGATTTTCTTCGGCGGATTGCTCTTTCGCATCGCCCCCACACCCAGCGGTTTGGAGGTTCGCCAGCCCGACTATTTGGCAGAAGCGCCGCCCAAAGCGGGGCCAGGGGCCGAAGACGCTTGGGCGACGTGGGTGGCCGACGTGAGCGACGCACTCGTCCTTCTCACGGCACAGCTCCGGGTGACCAGCATCATTGGGGTCGAGCCTTGCGATTACCGCATCGACCAGACCATCACCGTGCTCAAGGCCGCCATCGAGCAAGAGCGCTTTTACATGGTACGGCAGGAGCCTTCTTCGCCGAACGATTCCGGCTGGTACCTGGGCTCGGCCGAAGATGCCCCGCAGGACCACGCGCCCACCAACTACACCGTGGTGCCGCTGGCCGCGCTTTTTCGCATGCGGCCAGCCGCACTCCGGGTCCTCGCCCTCCCGCCCGGCTTCTTGGCCCGCTTCGAGGGCGACGCCCTCGTGGGCGTGGGCAACGAGAAGGACGAGGAAGTCTACGCGCGCTAG
- a CDS encoding cupin domain-containing protein, translating to MQLCHFEAAQVTVGDRWGKRRAREPSSTRLYWQVRGHALLEVGGRRVQLESGDLALLPRADAHVLRDRLDSVASSSSCPGMHRVDEHVYEAYPAGRSQLVVAVAEHATPCGWLELLPDLVMLRSHGKPRWVRDTLAARASVSALPQASRAEVAQSLLRVLFEHAFEVGAIALDPSRVLGRTDMPVKQVAARVGYANDAAFARAFGRAMGESPARFRVRISTSKEQRPWRT from the coding sequence ATGCAGTTGTGTCACTTCGAGGCCGCCCAGGTCACCGTGGGGGACCGATGGGGAAAGCGCCGAGCGCGCGAACCGTCGAGCACGCGGCTCTATTGGCAAGTGCGCGGTCATGCGCTTCTCGAGGTTGGCGGTCGCCGCGTTCAGCTCGAATCGGGTGATCTGGCCCTTCTTCCGCGGGCCGACGCGCACGTCCTTCGCGACCGCCTCGATTCGGTCGCGTCGTCGTCGAGTTGCCCTGGGATGCATCGTGTGGACGAGCACGTGTACGAAGCGTATCCCGCAGGCCGCTCGCAGCTCGTCGTGGCGGTGGCCGAGCATGCGACGCCGTGCGGCTGGCTGGAGCTGCTCCCCGACTTGGTGATGCTGCGCTCCCACGGCAAACCGCGCTGGGTGCGCGACACGCTCGCAGCCCGGGCTTCCGTGTCTGCGTTGCCGCAGGCATCGCGCGCGGAGGTTGCGCAAAGCCTTTTGCGTGTGCTCTTCGAGCATGCCTTCGAGGTGGGAGCGATCGCGCTCGATCCATCGCGGGTCCTTGGCCGGACCGACATGCCTGTCAAACAAGTCGCCGCGCGCGTGGGGTACGCGAACGATGCCGCCTTCGCACGGGCCTTCGGCCGCGCCATGGGCGAGAGCCCCGCGCGTTTTCGGGTGCGCATCTCCACCTCGAAGGAGCAACGCCCGTGGCGTACGTAG
- a CDS encoding thiopurine S-methyltransferase produces the protein MDATFWTERWTTGKIAFHEGHANTYLTRHAERLGDGRRILVPLCGKAEDLAYLAGRGHHVVGVELVEDAARAFFAEHGATPKVTPRGPLTAYSAGTITVLVGDMFATTPELLGPIDTLYDRAALVALPHEMRVRYARHLRTLLPTGAPGLVVTIEYDQARMAGPPFAVLESELREHYRGLTVELLSEGPSVVTKLHDAGIEAKDRCFFVQY, from the coding sequence ATGGACGCGACGTTTTGGACCGAACGATGGACCACAGGAAAAATCGCATTTCACGAAGGCCACGCGAACACCTACCTGACGCGCCACGCGGAGCGACTGGGCGATGGCCGGCGCATCCTCGTTCCGCTCTGTGGCAAAGCGGAAGATCTCGCCTACCTCGCGGGGCGCGGCCACCATGTGGTCGGCGTGGAGCTCGTCGAGGATGCGGCGCGCGCGTTCTTCGCCGAGCATGGCGCGACACCGAAGGTGACCCCGCGCGGTCCGTTGACCGCCTATTCGGCAGGGACCATCACCGTGCTCGTGGGTGACATGTTCGCCACCACGCCCGAGCTGCTCGGCCCCATCGACACGCTCTACGATCGCGCCGCGCTGGTAGCGCTACCGCACGAGATGCGTGTTCGCTACGCGCGCCATCTGCGCACCCTGCTGCCGACGGGGGCTCCGGGGCTCGTGGTCACCATCGAGTACGACCAAGCGCGCATGGCCGGCCCGCCTTTCGCCGTCTTGGAATCGGAGCTGCGCGAGCACTACCGAGGGCTCACCGTGGAACTCCTGAGCGAAGGTCCAAGTGTGGTCACGAAACTCCACGACGCGGGCATCGAGGCCAAGGATCGCTGCTTCTTCGTCCAATATTGA